The following nucleotide sequence is from Salvia miltiorrhiza cultivar Shanhuang (shh) chromosome 7, IMPLAD_Smil_shh, whole genome shotgun sequence.
ATCCCTTCTGCGCTTGAAAGCGCAGCTCTCTGCTGTGGAGCAACTCTCAGCATCAAGCTTCCTCCGGACACCTCTCACGGCTTGTTGTTCAACTTGTGTTAAAGGAAAAATCTGCTTGCTCACTCTGCAGAGTGAGCTATGGTTATCATACAAAATTCTCTGGTTACAGTTTTTGTCACAAATGTGCATCTGTCCGGTTAGCCTGCAGCGATACATATTCCCACATACAAGTTCGTTTTCACATTTCCAGTCACATTTGTGCATAGGGTTAGGCCCATCCTGACCCAGAA
It contains:
- the LOC130993309 gene encoding uncharacterized protein LOC130993309, with product MEVFGKSMVTVPTNVIYLSSILGQDGPNPMHKCDWKCENELVCGNMYRCRLTGQMHICDKNCNQRILYDNHSSLCRVSKQIFPLTQVEQQAVRGVRRKLDAESCSTAESCAFKRRRDAQHHPSSFERSFTAVSPICSQIGDGMDMS